One Burkholderiales bacterium DNA window includes the following coding sequences:
- the glxR gene encoding 2-hydroxy-3-oxopropionate reductase, whose product MNVGFIGLGIMGKPMALNLIKGGHTLFLQSRSGVPAELTGAGGKACGNAKEVAQQADVIITMLPDTPDVDKVLFGANGVAEGLSKGKTVVDMSSISPIETKSFAKRINEAGCDYVDAPVSGGEVGAKNAALTIMVGGPQAAFDRVKPLFDLIGKNITLVGGNGDGQTTKVANQIIVALNIEAVGEALLFASKAGADPAKVRQALMGGFAASRILEVHGERMIKRTFDPGFRIELHQKDLSLALSGARAMGVSLPNTATAQELFNSCAANGGAKWDHSAMVKALERMANHDVAK is encoded by the coding sequence ATGAACGTCGGATTCATCGGTCTCGGCATCATGGGCAAGCCCATGGCGCTGAACCTCATCAAGGGCGGTCACACGCTGTTCCTGCAGAGCCGCAGCGGCGTCCCGGCAGAGCTCACCGGCGCGGGCGGCAAAGCCTGCGGCAACGCGAAAGAGGTCGCGCAGCAGGCGGACGTCATCATCACCATGCTCCCCGACACGCCGGACGTCGACAAAGTGCTGTTCGGCGCGAACGGCGTCGCCGAAGGCCTGAGCAAAGGCAAGACCGTCGTCGACATGAGCTCGATCTCGCCCATCGAGACCAAGAGTTTCGCGAAGCGCATCAACGAGGCCGGCTGCGACTACGTCGATGCGCCCGTCTCCGGCGGGGAAGTCGGCGCGAAGAACGCGGCGCTCACGATCATGGTCGGCGGCCCCCAGGCGGCTTTCGACCGCGTGAAGCCTTTGTTCGATCTCATAGGCAAGAACATCACGCTCGTCGGCGGCAACGGCGACGGCCAGACGACCAAGGTCGCGAACCAGATCATCGTCGCGCTCAACATCGAAGCGGTGGGCGAAGCGCTGCTGTTCGCGTCCAAGGCCGGAGCCGATCCCGCGAAAGTGCGGCAGGCGCTGATGGGCGGCTTCGCCGCGTCGCGCATCCTCGAAGTGCACGGCGAGCGCATGATCAAGCGCACCTTCGACCCCGGTTTCCGCATCGAGCTGCACCAGAAGGACCTCTCGCTCGCGCTCTCCGGCGCGCGCGCGATGGGCGTCTCGCTCCCCAACACCGCCACCGCGCAGGAGCTCTTCAACTCGTGCGCCGCGAACGGCGGCGCGAAGTGGGACCACTCCGCGATGGTGAAAGCGTTGGAGC